The DNA segment ACTAAGGAAGTTAAGTTCATGAGTAGTTCATCATCCCACATCATTCCACCATTTTCATCCACTCGGTTCAGATAATAGCCATTTCCCCAACTGATCATGCGCAGGATATAATCATTATATGCCATTATCCGGTGAGTATCAAAGTTCAGCCAGGGGAAGATCAATCCACCATCCTCCCACACAAATTCATCACTAACCATCTTTTGCACTCTTCCATAACCGTGGGGGCTCTGCACATTCCAGCTAAACAGCAGAGTATTATCCTCATCAGGAATAGTTGTCATGTTGATAGTAGTATTAATAAATTCACCTTCGCCCAGATATAAGCCACCTTCTCCCCAGACAAGTTCTGGTTCACCACTGAAATCTACTGCATTTATATAAAGCACTTCTGAATCAGGATTCCCGGCATCATCCAGTTCCATGATGAAATAAAATCTATCATTATATATTCCCAGCGGCTCAGCATAATTTTCATCAGCATCAGAGATTGGCATCCCTTCAGGATCTCCCACTATATTGCCATCTTCATCAAAAAGTTTCATCATCATTCGCTGATCACCCATATAGTAGGACTTCATTAGGACAATTTCCAGATCATCCATTTTATACACGCCTTTGCAGATTTGACCGCTATTGCGTCCTCTGCTGATCTCAGTACCTTCTGCTCCACAAACAGGCTCTCCTGATTCGTCTATTAGCTGATAGCTCAGGACTTCATTTTCCTGGTCTGCGGTCATATCTCTCCAGCCAATGGCTGATAAATTATCCTCTCCAAATACACCTACTATTGGATACCAGTATTCGTTCTGAAATGTCATACTCCACAAACCTTCTTCTGGACCTACAGGATTACTATCACCATCATATTCCCAGATGATGAATCCCGATAAAGAAAAGTTCCATACTCGCACATTGCCATTTGACATTCCCTTGATACCATCAAATCCATAATCGGAATCCAGTATTGTTGTCCAAATATCCTCTCCCTGATAATCTACCCTCATGAGATAATTGCCTTCCTGGCTCTCGTAGAAATTGATGTAATAGCCATCATTGGCTGGAGTACAATAAAAGGTGCTTAGATAAGTGGAGCTGCTGAAGATAAGTACCGGCTCATCCCACACAAGTTCACCATTATCATTTATCTGCTGCATGTATATTTCATTGCTGACATCAAAAATTATGTCCACACTGTTTTCTCGTCTGAAAAGATTAGCATTGAATACATAATAATCGAATATGGGAATTTCATCCCAGATCACTTCACCAAGAGCCGAAAGTTTAGTTACTACGCTGAGCTCGTCCTGGGCATTAAAAACGATTAGATTTCCATCCCCATCAGATAATATTTGGTAACTGTAACTGATCCCTTCTATTATAATACCGTTTTCCCAGTTCGGACAACAGGTTCCATCTGAAATAATATGCCAGAAAGCTACCGGACTTTCATGCCCGGTATCTGTCCAGAAAGCAAGATAACATCCACCTTGATCATCGCTGATAAACCGATAATCATAAGGATAACACAATCCTACATACACACCATTATCTTCCCACAGTATCTCTCCTGCGGGTGTAACTTTCTGTAGATATATGTCATAATCTTGTCCAAAATATAAACCAGGTCTATCGCGGGTATCATGCCAGGCGACTATTATATTGCCATCGCTGGCTGCTATCATTTGACCACGCCCCTGATATTTGGCAGCATCACACACTACCAGATCATTCTGCCAGACCGGATTTCCATTGATGTCATAACCCTGCATCATCAGATCAGGATTTCCTGACTGCGAATCTGACCAGACAAAATAAGAAACGTCATCAATTACTGCCCCGCTGTTATTATACCAATAGAGCGGATAATCATTATTAACATGTATACCACCAGCCTGCCATTGTAATTGAGAATAAATAGTAATAGTAAATATCAGGAAAATAAAAAGAACTGTGATTTTGTTTTTCATTAGAAAACCTCCGTTTACAATTTTCCCCCCGTTGTCAAAATTAGTTACAGTTTTTCAGGTAAAATACCCGTGTTTTGTACTCATACTCCATTCTGCAAATATATTATGCAATTTCTATTCCAGAAATATGGCAAATCGATTAATTTGTAGGCCTTATTGAACTTATAGGTCATATACAACCTATAACCCGAAAATCTTGCTGAACAACAAAGCACGTAGTGACATTAAAATGTGAGTACGTGCTAAGTTGTTCTTGTCTGATATTACTTTTTGATTATTTTATTAGCGGGGGATGCTTGCGAGAGCATCATTAAATAGTTTAAATAAGGTGGTTATGATGAAAAATGTAAGTGGAAAAAGTGTGACTGATTTCGTACAACGCAATTTTGAAGTGCATGGTGAATTTGAAGGCATAGTGTATCGCACCAAACGAAACGGCAGGCAGGAACAATATCCCTATAACCCGGTATCATATTATCAGCGGACTCCGCTTACGATCAGAAATGAAGCAATCAGACGTTATGCTGCCACAATTTCTAATCCTCGGCTGGCTGATTATAAGTCTGTGATCAAAAAACTCAATTATTACACGCCGTATATTTTGAACCCTGGAATGCAGAAATTCCTTGGTGAGACGGCGTTTTATGTGCGTCAGCGGGGAGATTATGAATTACGCTGGCAGGGCATGCCCATGGGCTTTCATCAAACTATCGCCTCACGCACTAAGGTGGAACTCAGCTTTCATGCAGAAGGCGAGTTTGGGCTGGATTGCTATTATCAGGATGAGTTGTATTGCCAGCGAAATTTTATCATCACTTCCAGTGATCTGGAAGCTGCATATGAAGCCTGGCTGACTGCCAATCTGGAGCATGTTTTGAGTTTACCGGAACCTGGATATGAGAGCATTAAAACTTACCGAAGGGGACTGCGGAGCAAGGTGAACTGGATCACTGCCCTCAGCGGGAAATACCACGAGGAAGTGGTCTATGAAATCCCGGACTACAGTTATAAAGATATCAGGCGAACAAATCCCTGGCTTTATCACCGGCGAAGGTATGACCACAGCGTCAACTCCCAAACACTCTATTTTAATAATAAAATTAAGGAAATTGCTGCAAACTGGCAAGTACTTTCGCAAGTAGAGCGTGATGAATGGAATAAAAGGGCAGCGAGGTATAAAAAGCTGCGTTTAACAGGGTTTAATCTCTACACAAAAGAGAATGTAATGTAAGAGTTTTAACCACAGAGGGCACAGAGAGAATGTAATGTGAATTTAT comes from the Candidatus Stygibacter australis genome and includes:
- a CDS encoding T9SS type A sorting domain-containing protein, which codes for MKNKITVLFIFLIFTITIYSQLQWQAGGIHVNNDYPLYWYNNSGAVIDDVSYFVWSDSQSGNPDLMMQGYDINGNPVWQNDLVVCDAAKYQGRGQMIAASDGNIIVAWHDTRDRPGLYFGQDYDIYLQKVTPAGEILWEDNGVYVGLCYPYDYRFISDDQGGCYLAFWTDTGHESPVAFWHIISDGTCCPNWENGIIIEGISYSYQILSDGDGNLIVFNAQDELSVVTKLSALGEVIWDEIPIFDYYVFNANLFRRENSVDIIFDVSNEIYMQQINDNGELVWDEPVLIFSSSTYLSTFYCTPANDGYYINFYESQEGNYLMRVDYQGEDIWTTILDSDYGFDGIKGMSNGNVRVWNFSLSGFIIWEYDGDSNPVGPEEGLWSMTFQNEYWYPIVGVFGEDNLSAIGWRDMTADQENEVLSYQLIDESGEPVCGAEGTEISRGRNSGQICKGVYKMDDLEIVLMKSYYMGDQRMMMKLFDEDGNIVGDPEGMPISDADENYAEPLGIYNDRFYFIMELDDAGNPDSEVLYINAVDFSGEPELVWGEGGLYLGEGEFINTTINMTTIPDEDNTLLFSWNVQSPHGYGRVQKMVSDEFVWEDGGLIFPWLNFDTHRIMAYNDYILRMISWGNGYYLNRVDENGGMMWDDELLMNLTSLVDFPIAIPQENGNMLFLLGEHTTFGMQLVEYRITPEGENLSSTQGNVVNFLNGANYIKILDCSDSYAVITRQDDDSLILRRYNYDSTEIAEPVAIPDFDYYEITNVEILNDHLLIYSQTMFGGEKLSVYDFAGQPSVLLPENPYQYLEMSNYYVRAITCKDGDDIYFCWLDGGTSERPDEGEYGFNWYMQKFRIPTTENTENEIINTTKLQLYPNPFNPDLNISWEAENMENSNTEIAVYNVKGQQIRNWQIDSCRGCLTWDGKNNTGLSCSTGIYFVRITTGGKTISHKAVLLK